From one Corvus cornix cornix isolate S_Up_H32 chromosome 21, ASM73873v5, whole genome shotgun sequence genomic stretch:
- the LOC104693392 gene encoding cyclin-dependent kinase 11B isoform X3 has product MGDEKDSWKVKTLDEILQEKKRRKEQEEKAEIKRMKNSDDRDSKRDSLEEGELRDHRMEITIRNSPYRREDSMEDRGEEDDSLAIKPPQQMSRKEKTHHRKDEKRKEKRRHRSHSAEGKHARVKEKEREHERRKRHREEQDKARREWERQKRREMAREHSRRERDRLEQLERERERKIREQQKEQREQKERERRAEERRKEREARREVSAHHRTVREEYGDKVKMRPWSRSPLRQQRDKLEQGESRKPAVKEEKPEERDPLSDLQDISDSERKTSSAESSSESGSGSEEEEEESSSEGSEEEGEEEEEEEETGSNSEEVSEQSAEEVSEEEMSEEEEQENGNHIPVESRFDRDSAGSEVEEEEVGEGSPHSNAMTEGEYIPDSPASSPIELKQELPKYLPALQGCRSVEEFQCLNRIEEGTYGVVYRAKDKKTDEIVALKRLKMEKEKEGFPITSLREINTILKAQHLNIVTVREIVVGSNMDKIYIVMNYVEHDLKSLMETMKQPFLPGEVKTLMIQLLRGVKHLHDNWILHRDLKTSNLLLSHSGILKVGDFGLAREYGSPLKPYTPVVVTLWYRAPELLLGAKEYSTAIDMWSVGCIFGELLTQKPLFPGKSEIDQINKVFKDLGTPSEKIWPGYNELPAVKKMTFTEYPYNNLRKRFGALLSDQGFDLMNNFLTYYPARRITAEDGLKHEYFRETPLPIDPSMFPTWPAKSEQQRVKRGTSPRPPEGGLGYSQLGDDDLKDTGFHLTTTNQGASAAGPGFSLKF; this is encoded by the exons AAGCGGGATTCTCTTGAAGAGGGGGAGCTGAGAGACCATCGCATGGAAATAACCATCAGGAACTCACCGTACAGGAGGGAAGACTCAATGGAAGACAG GGGAGAAGAAGATGATTCCTTGGCTATCAAACCACCCCAGCAAATGTCCcggaaagaaaaaacccatcaTAGGAAAGatgagaagaggaaagagaaacgCAGGCACCGAAGTCATTCTGCAGAAG GGAAACATGCCagagtgaaagagaaagaacGGGAGCATGAGCGTAGGAAGAGACATAGAGAAGAGCAGGATAAAGCCCGGCGTGAATGGGAGAGACAGAAACGGAGAGAGATGGCAAGGGAGCATTCCAGGAGGGAGAG agaTCGTCTGGAGCaactggagagggaaagggaaagaaaaatccgggagcagcagaaggaacaaCGGGAGCAAAAGGAGCGGGAAAGGAGagctgaggagaggaggaaggagagggaagccAGGAGAGAAG TTTCTGCACACCATAGAACAGTGAGGGAAGAATATGGAGACAAAGTAAAAATGAGACCCTGGAGTCGCAGCCCTTTGCGCCAGCAGAGAGACAAGCTTGAGcaaggagagagcaggaaaCCAG cagtaaaagaagagaaaccagAAGAGAGGGATCCTCTGTCAGACTTGCAAGACATCAGTGACAGTGAGAGAAAAACCAGCTCAGCAGAGTCTTCCTCAG AATCTGGATCAGGctcagaagaggaggaggaagagtcCAGCAGTGAAGGCtctgaggaagagggagaggaagaggaggaggaggaggagacaggaAGCAATTCTGAGGAAGTGTCTGAGCAATCAGCAG AGGAGGTGAGCGAAGAGGAAATGAGTGAAGAGGAGGAACAGGAGAATGGAAACCACATCCCAGTTG AGTCGAGGTTTGACCGAGATTCAGCAGGGAgtgaggtggaggaggaggaggtcgGGGAGGGATCCCCTCATTCCAATGCCATGACAGAAGGGGAATATATTCCTGATTCTCCAGCTTCCTCTCCCATTGAGCTGAAACAGGAGCTTCCCAAGTAtcttcctgccctccag GGATGTCGCAGTGTGGAGGAATTCCAGTGTTTGAACAGGATTGAAGAAGGAACCTATGGTGTGGTGTACAGAGCAAAGGACAAAAAGACTG ATGAAATTGTGGCTCTGAAGCGACTGAaaatggagaaggagaaggaaggctTTCCCATTACTTCTctgagagaaataaatacaattctGAAAGCACAGCACCTAAACATTGTCACTGTCAGA GAGATCGTTGTGGGCAGTAACATGGATAAAATCTATATTGTGATGAACTATGTAGAACATGACCTCAAGAGCCTGATGGAAACAATGAAACAGCCTTTTCTGCCAG GGGAAGTGAAGACTTTGATGATTCAGTTACTGCGAGGGGTCAAACACCTCCACGACAACTGGATCCTGCACCGAGACTTGAAAACTTCCAACCTGCTGCTCAGTCATTCAGGCATTCTGAAA gttGGAGATTTTGGATTAGCCAGGGAATATGGGTCTCCCCTGAAGCCCTACACCCCTGTGGTTGTGACACTATGGTacagagctccagagctgttGCTTGGAGCAAAG GAGTATTCCACAGCCATAGACATGTGGTCAGTGGGGTGTATTTTTGGGGAGCTGCTGACGCAGAAGCCGCTGTTCCCAGGGAAGTCAGAAATCGACCAGATTAACAAAGTTTTTAAG GATCTGGGTACTCCCAGTGAAAAAATCTGGCCTGGTTACAATGAGCTGCcagcagtgaagaaaatgaCCTTCACGGAGTATCCCTACAACAACCTGCGCAAGAGATTCGGGGCTCTCCTCTCTGACCAGGGCTTTGACCTGATGAACAA CTTCCTGACCTATTACCCAGCGCGCAGGATCACGGCCGAGGACGGGCTGAAGCACGAGTACTTCCGTGAGACCCCGCTGCCCATCGACCCCTCCATGTTCCCCACCTGGCCAGCCAAGAGCGAGCAGCAGCGGGTCAAGAGGGGCACCAGCCCCCGGCCCCCCGAGGGAGGGCTGGGCTACAGCCAGCTG GGTGATGATGATCTCAAGGACACAGGTTTCCATCTGACCACCACAAATCAAGGAGCATCTGCTGCAGGACCTGGCTTCAGCCTCAAGTTTTGA
- the LOC104693392 gene encoding cyclin-dependent kinase 11B isoform X1, with protein sequence MGDEKDSWKVKTLDEILQEKKRRKEQEEKAEIKRMKNSDDRDSKRDSLEEGELRDHRMEITIRNSPYRREDSMEDRGEEDDSLAIKPPQQMSRKEKTHHRKDEKRKEKRRHRSHSAEGKHARVKEKEREHERRKRHREEQDKARREWERQKRREMAREHSRRERDRLEQLERERERKIREQQKEQREQKERERRAEERRKEREARREVSAHHRTVREEYGDKVKMRPWSRSPLRQQRDKLEQGESRKPAVKEEKPEERDPLSDLQDISDSERKTSSAESSSESGSGSEEEEEESSSEGSEEEGEEEEEEEETGSNSEEVSEQSAEEVSEEEMSEEEEQENGNHIPVVTESRFDRDSAGSEVEEEEVGEGSPHSNAMTEGEYIPDSPASSPIELKQELPKYLPALQGCRSVEEFQCLNRIEEGTYGVVYRAKDKKTDEIVALKRLKMEKEKEGFPITSLREINTILKAQHLNIVTVREIVVGSNMDKIYIVMNYVEHDLKSLMETMKQPFLPGEVKTLMIQLLRGVKHLHDNWILHRDLKTSNLLLSHSGILKVGDFGLAREYGSPLKPYTPVVVTLWYRAPELLLGAKEYSTAIDMWSVGCIFGELLTQKPLFPGKSEIDQINKVFKDLGTPSEKIWPGYNELPAVKKMTFTEYPYNNLRKRFGALLSDQGFDLMNNFLTYYPARRITAEDGLKHEYFRETPLPIDPSMFPTWPAKSEQQRVKRGTSPRPPEGGLGYSQLGDDDLKDTGFHLTTTNQGASAAGPGFSLKF encoded by the exons AAGCGGGATTCTCTTGAAGAGGGGGAGCTGAGAGACCATCGCATGGAAATAACCATCAGGAACTCACCGTACAGGAGGGAAGACTCAATGGAAGACAG GGGAGAAGAAGATGATTCCTTGGCTATCAAACCACCCCAGCAAATGTCCcggaaagaaaaaacccatcaTAGGAAAGatgagaagaggaaagagaaacgCAGGCACCGAAGTCATTCTGCAGAAG GGAAACATGCCagagtgaaagagaaagaacGGGAGCATGAGCGTAGGAAGAGACATAGAGAAGAGCAGGATAAAGCCCGGCGTGAATGGGAGAGACAGAAACGGAGAGAGATGGCAAGGGAGCATTCCAGGAGGGAGAG agaTCGTCTGGAGCaactggagagggaaagggaaagaaaaatccgggagcagcagaaggaacaaCGGGAGCAAAAGGAGCGGGAAAGGAGagctgaggagaggaggaaggagagggaagccAGGAGAGAAG TTTCTGCACACCATAGAACAGTGAGGGAAGAATATGGAGACAAAGTAAAAATGAGACCCTGGAGTCGCAGCCCTTTGCGCCAGCAGAGAGACAAGCTTGAGcaaggagagagcaggaaaCCAG cagtaaaagaagagaaaccagAAGAGAGGGATCCTCTGTCAGACTTGCAAGACATCAGTGACAGTGAGAGAAAAACCAGCTCAGCAGAGTCTTCCTCAG AATCTGGATCAGGctcagaagaggaggaggaagagtcCAGCAGTGAAGGCtctgaggaagagggagaggaagaggaggaggaggaggagacaggaAGCAATTCTGAGGAAGTGTCTGAGCAATCAGCAG AGGAGGTGAGCGAAGAGGAAATGAGTGAAGAGGAGGAACAGGAGAATGGAAACCACATCCCAGTTG TTACAGAGTCGAGGTTTGACCGAGATTCAGCAGGGAgtgaggtggaggaggaggaggtcgGGGAGGGATCCCCTCATTCCAATGCCATGACAGAAGGGGAATATATTCCTGATTCTCCAGCTTCCTCTCCCATTGAGCTGAAACAGGAGCTTCCCAAGTAtcttcctgccctccag GGATGTCGCAGTGTGGAGGAATTCCAGTGTTTGAACAGGATTGAAGAAGGAACCTATGGTGTGGTGTACAGAGCAAAGGACAAAAAGACTG ATGAAATTGTGGCTCTGAAGCGACTGAaaatggagaaggagaaggaaggctTTCCCATTACTTCTctgagagaaataaatacaattctGAAAGCACAGCACCTAAACATTGTCACTGTCAGA GAGATCGTTGTGGGCAGTAACATGGATAAAATCTATATTGTGATGAACTATGTAGAACATGACCTCAAGAGCCTGATGGAAACAATGAAACAGCCTTTTCTGCCAG GGGAAGTGAAGACTTTGATGATTCAGTTACTGCGAGGGGTCAAACACCTCCACGACAACTGGATCCTGCACCGAGACTTGAAAACTTCCAACCTGCTGCTCAGTCATTCAGGCATTCTGAAA gttGGAGATTTTGGATTAGCCAGGGAATATGGGTCTCCCCTGAAGCCCTACACCCCTGTGGTTGTGACACTATGGTacagagctccagagctgttGCTTGGAGCAAAG GAGTATTCCACAGCCATAGACATGTGGTCAGTGGGGTGTATTTTTGGGGAGCTGCTGACGCAGAAGCCGCTGTTCCCAGGGAAGTCAGAAATCGACCAGATTAACAAAGTTTTTAAG GATCTGGGTACTCCCAGTGAAAAAATCTGGCCTGGTTACAATGAGCTGCcagcagtgaagaaaatgaCCTTCACGGAGTATCCCTACAACAACCTGCGCAAGAGATTCGGGGCTCTCCTCTCTGACCAGGGCTTTGACCTGATGAACAA CTTCCTGACCTATTACCCAGCGCGCAGGATCACGGCCGAGGACGGGCTGAAGCACGAGTACTTCCGTGAGACCCCGCTGCCCATCGACCCCTCCATGTTCCCCACCTGGCCAGCCAAGAGCGAGCAGCAGCGGGTCAAGAGGGGCACCAGCCCCCGGCCCCCCGAGGGAGGGCTGGGCTACAGCCAGCTG GGTGATGATGATCTCAAGGACACAGGTTTCCATCTGACCACCACAAATCAAGGAGCATCTGCTGCAGGACCTGGCTTCAGCCTCAAGTTTTGA
- the LOC104693392 gene encoding cyclin-dependent kinase 11B isoform X2 — MGDEKDSWKVKTLDEILQEKKRRKEQEEKAEIKRMKNSDDRDSKRDSLEEGELRDHRMEITIRNSPYRREDSMEDRGEEDDSLAIKPPQQMSRKEKTHHRKDEKRKEKRRHRSHSAEGKHARVKEKEREHERRKRHREEQDKARREWERQKRREMAREHSRRERDRLEQLERERERKIREQQKEQREQKERERRAEERRKEREARREVSAHHRTVREEYGDKVKMRPWSRSPLRQQRDKLEQGESRKPVKEEKPEERDPLSDLQDISDSERKTSSAESSSESGSGSEEEEEESSSEGSEEEGEEEEEEEETGSNSEEVSEQSAEEVSEEEMSEEEEQENGNHIPVVTESRFDRDSAGSEVEEEEVGEGSPHSNAMTEGEYIPDSPASSPIELKQELPKYLPALQGCRSVEEFQCLNRIEEGTYGVVYRAKDKKTDEIVALKRLKMEKEKEGFPITSLREINTILKAQHLNIVTVREIVVGSNMDKIYIVMNYVEHDLKSLMETMKQPFLPGEVKTLMIQLLRGVKHLHDNWILHRDLKTSNLLLSHSGILKVGDFGLAREYGSPLKPYTPVVVTLWYRAPELLLGAKEYSTAIDMWSVGCIFGELLTQKPLFPGKSEIDQINKVFKDLGTPSEKIWPGYNELPAVKKMTFTEYPYNNLRKRFGALLSDQGFDLMNNFLTYYPARRITAEDGLKHEYFRETPLPIDPSMFPTWPAKSEQQRVKRGTSPRPPEGGLGYSQLGDDDLKDTGFHLTTTNQGASAAGPGFSLKF, encoded by the exons AAGCGGGATTCTCTTGAAGAGGGGGAGCTGAGAGACCATCGCATGGAAATAACCATCAGGAACTCACCGTACAGGAGGGAAGACTCAATGGAAGACAG GGGAGAAGAAGATGATTCCTTGGCTATCAAACCACCCCAGCAAATGTCCcggaaagaaaaaacccatcaTAGGAAAGatgagaagaggaaagagaaacgCAGGCACCGAAGTCATTCTGCAGAAG GGAAACATGCCagagtgaaagagaaagaacGGGAGCATGAGCGTAGGAAGAGACATAGAGAAGAGCAGGATAAAGCCCGGCGTGAATGGGAGAGACAGAAACGGAGAGAGATGGCAAGGGAGCATTCCAGGAGGGAGAG agaTCGTCTGGAGCaactggagagggaaagggaaagaaaaatccgggagcagcagaaggaacaaCGGGAGCAAAAGGAGCGGGAAAGGAGagctgaggagaggaggaaggagagggaagccAGGAGAGAAG TTTCTGCACACCATAGAACAGTGAGGGAAGAATATGGAGACAAAGTAAAAATGAGACCCTGGAGTCGCAGCCCTTTGCGCCAGCAGAGAGACAAGCTTGAGcaaggagagagcaggaaaCCAG taaaagaagagaaaccagAAGAGAGGGATCCTCTGTCAGACTTGCAAGACATCAGTGACAGTGAGAGAAAAACCAGCTCAGCAGAGTCTTCCTCAG AATCTGGATCAGGctcagaagaggaggaggaagagtcCAGCAGTGAAGGCtctgaggaagagggagaggaagaggaggaggaggaggagacaggaAGCAATTCTGAGGAAGTGTCTGAGCAATCAGCAG AGGAGGTGAGCGAAGAGGAAATGAGTGAAGAGGAGGAACAGGAGAATGGAAACCACATCCCAGTTG TTACAGAGTCGAGGTTTGACCGAGATTCAGCAGGGAgtgaggtggaggaggaggaggtcgGGGAGGGATCCCCTCATTCCAATGCCATGACAGAAGGGGAATATATTCCTGATTCTCCAGCTTCCTCTCCCATTGAGCTGAAACAGGAGCTTCCCAAGTAtcttcctgccctccag GGATGTCGCAGTGTGGAGGAATTCCAGTGTTTGAACAGGATTGAAGAAGGAACCTATGGTGTGGTGTACAGAGCAAAGGACAAAAAGACTG ATGAAATTGTGGCTCTGAAGCGACTGAaaatggagaaggagaaggaaggctTTCCCATTACTTCTctgagagaaataaatacaattctGAAAGCACAGCACCTAAACATTGTCACTGTCAGA GAGATCGTTGTGGGCAGTAACATGGATAAAATCTATATTGTGATGAACTATGTAGAACATGACCTCAAGAGCCTGATGGAAACAATGAAACAGCCTTTTCTGCCAG GGGAAGTGAAGACTTTGATGATTCAGTTACTGCGAGGGGTCAAACACCTCCACGACAACTGGATCCTGCACCGAGACTTGAAAACTTCCAACCTGCTGCTCAGTCATTCAGGCATTCTGAAA gttGGAGATTTTGGATTAGCCAGGGAATATGGGTCTCCCCTGAAGCCCTACACCCCTGTGGTTGTGACACTATGGTacagagctccagagctgttGCTTGGAGCAAAG GAGTATTCCACAGCCATAGACATGTGGTCAGTGGGGTGTATTTTTGGGGAGCTGCTGACGCAGAAGCCGCTGTTCCCAGGGAAGTCAGAAATCGACCAGATTAACAAAGTTTTTAAG GATCTGGGTACTCCCAGTGAAAAAATCTGGCCTGGTTACAATGAGCTGCcagcagtgaagaaaatgaCCTTCACGGAGTATCCCTACAACAACCTGCGCAAGAGATTCGGGGCTCTCCTCTCTGACCAGGGCTTTGACCTGATGAACAA CTTCCTGACCTATTACCCAGCGCGCAGGATCACGGCCGAGGACGGGCTGAAGCACGAGTACTTCCGTGAGACCCCGCTGCCCATCGACCCCTCCATGTTCCCCACCTGGCCAGCCAAGAGCGAGCAGCAGCGGGTCAAGAGGGGCACCAGCCCCCGGCCCCCCGAGGGAGGGCTGGGCTACAGCCAGCTG GGTGATGATGATCTCAAGGACACAGGTTTCCATCTGACCACCACAAATCAAGGAGCATCTGCTGCAGGACCTGGCTTCAGCCTCAAGTTTTGA
- the LOC104693392 gene encoding cyclin-dependent kinase 11B isoform X4 has translation MGDEKDSWKVKTLDEILQEKKRRKEQEEKAEIKRMKNSDDRDSKRDSLEEGELRDHRMEITIRNSPYRREDSMEDRGEEDDSLAIKPPQQMSRKEKTHHRKDEKRKEKRRHRSHSAEGKHARVKEKEREHERRKRHREEQDKARREWERQKRREMAREHSRRERDRLEQLERERERKIREQQKEQREQKERERRAEERRKEREARREVSAHHRTVREEYGDKVKMRPWSRSPLRQQRDKLEQGESRKPVKEEKPEERDPLSDLQDISDSERKTSSAESSSESGSGSEEEEEESSSEGSEEEGEEEEEEEETGSNSEEVSEQSAEEVSEEEMSEEEEQENGNHIPVESRFDRDSAGSEVEEEEVGEGSPHSNAMTEGEYIPDSPASSPIELKQELPKYLPALQGCRSVEEFQCLNRIEEGTYGVVYRAKDKKTDEIVALKRLKMEKEKEGFPITSLREINTILKAQHLNIVTVREIVVGSNMDKIYIVMNYVEHDLKSLMETMKQPFLPGEVKTLMIQLLRGVKHLHDNWILHRDLKTSNLLLSHSGILKVGDFGLAREYGSPLKPYTPVVVTLWYRAPELLLGAKEYSTAIDMWSVGCIFGELLTQKPLFPGKSEIDQINKVFKDLGTPSEKIWPGYNELPAVKKMTFTEYPYNNLRKRFGALLSDQGFDLMNNFLTYYPARRITAEDGLKHEYFRETPLPIDPSMFPTWPAKSEQQRVKRGTSPRPPEGGLGYSQLGDDDLKDTGFHLTTTNQGASAAGPGFSLKF, from the exons AAGCGGGATTCTCTTGAAGAGGGGGAGCTGAGAGACCATCGCATGGAAATAACCATCAGGAACTCACCGTACAGGAGGGAAGACTCAATGGAAGACAG GGGAGAAGAAGATGATTCCTTGGCTATCAAACCACCCCAGCAAATGTCCcggaaagaaaaaacccatcaTAGGAAAGatgagaagaggaaagagaaacgCAGGCACCGAAGTCATTCTGCAGAAG GGAAACATGCCagagtgaaagagaaagaacGGGAGCATGAGCGTAGGAAGAGACATAGAGAAGAGCAGGATAAAGCCCGGCGTGAATGGGAGAGACAGAAACGGAGAGAGATGGCAAGGGAGCATTCCAGGAGGGAGAG agaTCGTCTGGAGCaactggagagggaaagggaaagaaaaatccgggagcagcagaaggaacaaCGGGAGCAAAAGGAGCGGGAAAGGAGagctgaggagaggaggaaggagagggaagccAGGAGAGAAG TTTCTGCACACCATAGAACAGTGAGGGAAGAATATGGAGACAAAGTAAAAATGAGACCCTGGAGTCGCAGCCCTTTGCGCCAGCAGAGAGACAAGCTTGAGcaaggagagagcaggaaaCCAG taaaagaagagaaaccagAAGAGAGGGATCCTCTGTCAGACTTGCAAGACATCAGTGACAGTGAGAGAAAAACCAGCTCAGCAGAGTCTTCCTCAG AATCTGGATCAGGctcagaagaggaggaggaagagtcCAGCAGTGAAGGCtctgaggaagagggagaggaagaggaggaggaggaggagacaggaAGCAATTCTGAGGAAGTGTCTGAGCAATCAGCAG AGGAGGTGAGCGAAGAGGAAATGAGTGAAGAGGAGGAACAGGAGAATGGAAACCACATCCCAGTTG AGTCGAGGTTTGACCGAGATTCAGCAGGGAgtgaggtggaggaggaggaggtcgGGGAGGGATCCCCTCATTCCAATGCCATGACAGAAGGGGAATATATTCCTGATTCTCCAGCTTCCTCTCCCATTGAGCTGAAACAGGAGCTTCCCAAGTAtcttcctgccctccag GGATGTCGCAGTGTGGAGGAATTCCAGTGTTTGAACAGGATTGAAGAAGGAACCTATGGTGTGGTGTACAGAGCAAAGGACAAAAAGACTG ATGAAATTGTGGCTCTGAAGCGACTGAaaatggagaaggagaaggaaggctTTCCCATTACTTCTctgagagaaataaatacaattctGAAAGCACAGCACCTAAACATTGTCACTGTCAGA GAGATCGTTGTGGGCAGTAACATGGATAAAATCTATATTGTGATGAACTATGTAGAACATGACCTCAAGAGCCTGATGGAAACAATGAAACAGCCTTTTCTGCCAG GGGAAGTGAAGACTTTGATGATTCAGTTACTGCGAGGGGTCAAACACCTCCACGACAACTGGATCCTGCACCGAGACTTGAAAACTTCCAACCTGCTGCTCAGTCATTCAGGCATTCTGAAA gttGGAGATTTTGGATTAGCCAGGGAATATGGGTCTCCCCTGAAGCCCTACACCCCTGTGGTTGTGACACTATGGTacagagctccagagctgttGCTTGGAGCAAAG GAGTATTCCACAGCCATAGACATGTGGTCAGTGGGGTGTATTTTTGGGGAGCTGCTGACGCAGAAGCCGCTGTTCCCAGGGAAGTCAGAAATCGACCAGATTAACAAAGTTTTTAAG GATCTGGGTACTCCCAGTGAAAAAATCTGGCCTGGTTACAATGAGCTGCcagcagtgaagaaaatgaCCTTCACGGAGTATCCCTACAACAACCTGCGCAAGAGATTCGGGGCTCTCCTCTCTGACCAGGGCTTTGACCTGATGAACAA CTTCCTGACCTATTACCCAGCGCGCAGGATCACGGCCGAGGACGGGCTGAAGCACGAGTACTTCCGTGAGACCCCGCTGCCCATCGACCCCTCCATGTTCCCCACCTGGCCAGCCAAGAGCGAGCAGCAGCGGGTCAAGAGGGGCACCAGCCCCCGGCCCCCCGAGGGAGGGCTGGGCTACAGCCAGCTG GGTGATGATGATCTCAAGGACACAGGTTTCCATCTGACCACCACAAATCAAGGAGCATCTGCTGCAGGACCTGGCTTCAGCCTCAAGTTTTGA
- the LOC104693392 gene encoding cyclin-dependent kinase 11B isoform X5: protein MGDEKDSWKVKTLDEILQEKKRRKEQEEKAEIKRMKNSDDRDSKRDSLEEGELRDHRMEITIRNSPYRREDSMEDRGEEDDSLAIKPPQQMSRKEKTHHRKDEKRKEKRRHRSHSAEGKHARVKEKEREHERRKRHREEQDKARREWERQKRREMAREHSRRERDRLEQLERERERKIREQQKEQREQKERERRAEERRKEREARREAVKEEKPEERDPLSDLQDISDSERKTSSAESSSESGSGSEEEEEESSSEGSEEEGEEEEEEEETGSNSEEVSEQSAEEVSEEEMSEEEEQENGNHIPVVTESRFDRDSAGSEVEEEEVGEGSPHSNAMTEGEYIPDSPASSPIELKQELPKYLPALQGCRSVEEFQCLNRIEEGTYGVVYRAKDKKTDEIVALKRLKMEKEKEGFPITSLREINTILKAQHLNIVTVREIVVGSNMDKIYIVMNYVEHDLKSLMETMKQPFLPGEVKTLMIQLLRGVKHLHDNWILHRDLKTSNLLLSHSGILKVGDFGLAREYGSPLKPYTPVVVTLWYRAPELLLGAKEYSTAIDMWSVGCIFGELLTQKPLFPGKSEIDQINKVFKDLGTPSEKIWPGYNELPAVKKMTFTEYPYNNLRKRFGALLSDQGFDLMNNFLTYYPARRITAEDGLKHEYFRETPLPIDPSMFPTWPAKSEQQRVKRGTSPRPPEGGLGYSQLGDDDLKDTGFHLTTTNQGASAAGPGFSLKF, encoded by the exons AAGCGGGATTCTCTTGAAGAGGGGGAGCTGAGAGACCATCGCATGGAAATAACCATCAGGAACTCACCGTACAGGAGGGAAGACTCAATGGAAGACAG GGGAGAAGAAGATGATTCCTTGGCTATCAAACCACCCCAGCAAATGTCCcggaaagaaaaaacccatcaTAGGAAAGatgagaagaggaaagagaaacgCAGGCACCGAAGTCATTCTGCAGAAG GGAAACATGCCagagtgaaagagaaagaacGGGAGCATGAGCGTAGGAAGAGACATAGAGAAGAGCAGGATAAAGCCCGGCGTGAATGGGAGAGACAGAAACGGAGAGAGATGGCAAGGGAGCATTCCAGGAGGGAGAG agaTCGTCTGGAGCaactggagagggaaagggaaagaaaaatccgggagcagcagaaggaacaaCGGGAGCAAAAGGAGCGGGAAAGGAGagctgaggagaggaggaaggagagggaagccAGGAGAGAAG cagtaaaagaagagaaaccagAAGAGAGGGATCCTCTGTCAGACTTGCAAGACATCAGTGACAGTGAGAGAAAAACCAGCTCAGCAGAGTCTTCCTCAG AATCTGGATCAGGctcagaagaggaggaggaagagtcCAGCAGTGAAGGCtctgaggaagagggagaggaagaggaggaggaggaggagacaggaAGCAATTCTGAGGAAGTGTCTGAGCAATCAGCAG AGGAGGTGAGCGAAGAGGAAATGAGTGAAGAGGAGGAACAGGAGAATGGAAACCACATCCCAGTTG TTACAGAGTCGAGGTTTGACCGAGATTCAGCAGGGAgtgaggtggaggaggaggaggtcgGGGAGGGATCCCCTCATTCCAATGCCATGACAGAAGGGGAATATATTCCTGATTCTCCAGCTTCCTCTCCCATTGAGCTGAAACAGGAGCTTCCCAAGTAtcttcctgccctccag GGATGTCGCAGTGTGGAGGAATTCCAGTGTTTGAACAGGATTGAAGAAGGAACCTATGGTGTGGTGTACAGAGCAAAGGACAAAAAGACTG ATGAAATTGTGGCTCTGAAGCGACTGAaaatggagaaggagaaggaaggctTTCCCATTACTTCTctgagagaaataaatacaattctGAAAGCACAGCACCTAAACATTGTCACTGTCAGA GAGATCGTTGTGGGCAGTAACATGGATAAAATCTATATTGTGATGAACTATGTAGAACATGACCTCAAGAGCCTGATGGAAACAATGAAACAGCCTTTTCTGCCAG GGGAAGTGAAGACTTTGATGATTCAGTTACTGCGAGGGGTCAAACACCTCCACGACAACTGGATCCTGCACCGAGACTTGAAAACTTCCAACCTGCTGCTCAGTCATTCAGGCATTCTGAAA gttGGAGATTTTGGATTAGCCAGGGAATATGGGTCTCCCCTGAAGCCCTACACCCCTGTGGTTGTGACACTATGGTacagagctccagagctgttGCTTGGAGCAAAG GAGTATTCCACAGCCATAGACATGTGGTCAGTGGGGTGTATTTTTGGGGAGCTGCTGACGCAGAAGCCGCTGTTCCCAGGGAAGTCAGAAATCGACCAGATTAACAAAGTTTTTAAG GATCTGGGTACTCCCAGTGAAAAAATCTGGCCTGGTTACAATGAGCTGCcagcagtgaagaaaatgaCCTTCACGGAGTATCCCTACAACAACCTGCGCAAGAGATTCGGGGCTCTCCTCTCTGACCAGGGCTTTGACCTGATGAACAA CTTCCTGACCTATTACCCAGCGCGCAGGATCACGGCCGAGGACGGGCTGAAGCACGAGTACTTCCGTGAGACCCCGCTGCCCATCGACCCCTCCATGTTCCCCACCTGGCCAGCCAAGAGCGAGCAGCAGCGGGTCAAGAGGGGCACCAGCCCCCGGCCCCCCGAGGGAGGGCTGGGCTACAGCCAGCTG GGTGATGATGATCTCAAGGACACAGGTTTCCATCTGACCACCACAAATCAAGGAGCATCTGCTGCAGGACCTGGCTTCAGCCTCAAGTTTTGA